A region of Candidatus Methylacidiphilales bacterium DNA encodes the following proteins:
- a CDS encoding acetylxylan esterase: protein MRRCCVEGVAVRLSPGRSGVIRFPAILGLFAAAAFVHLSAASSGPMPVVPADELGRIPRVFPAEGFSSGNPLVSPLFFEGAPWRGQPTRVFAWLGLPKVPEGTRVPGVVLIHGGGGTAFASWVGLWVERGYAAIAFDTSGSLPQPEGDPRSRNPVGGPPGGSAVFAQLAEPLVDQWPFHALTAAVRAHSLLRAQPCVDPARTGVTGISWGGYLTCLFAGTDPRLSFAIPVYGCGDYGQTVFAAKLAGLPPSLSAFWREQWDASLYLPRARIPMLWVNGTNDHFFWIPAWQASHRMIDPGRRTLCLRVGMKHGHPPEGDPPEVVAFANSLVCGADPLPSVHSSSVDGGVFRALYSSPRPIQRLELIFCTDAESPWEKKAWQTQSLPIQGGKVEVPLVRGVRFCFLNVTDARGLVSSSEVFFLPAP, encoded by the coding sequence ATGAGACGGTGCTGTGTGGAAGGGGTCGCCGTGCGGCTTTCTCCGGGCAGGAGCGGCGTGATCCGCTTCCCTGCGATTCTTGGCTTGTTCGCGGCCGCTGCATTTGTCCATCTGTCCGCCGCGTCTTCCGGTCCCATGCCGGTGGTGCCGGCGGATGAACTCGGGAGGATTCCGCGGGTGTTCCCCGCCGAGGGTTTCTCTTCCGGGAATCCCTTGGTAAGTCCGCTCTTTTTCGAAGGGGCCCCGTGGCGTGGCCAGCCCACCCGCGTTTTTGCCTGGCTGGGTCTGCCCAAAGTCCCCGAAGGAACCCGCGTGCCCGGCGTGGTCCTCATCCACGGCGGCGGCGGTACCGCCTTCGCTTCCTGGGTCGGCCTCTGGGTCGAAAGGGGATACGCGGCCATTGCCTTCGACACCAGTGGATCGCTGCCACAGCCCGAGGGCGACCCCCGCTCGCGCAACCCGGTGGGCGGCCCACCGGGTGGGAGTGCGGTATTCGCGCAGCTGGCGGAGCCCCTTGTGGACCAGTGGCCGTTCCATGCCCTGACCGCCGCGGTCCGGGCCCATTCGCTTCTGCGCGCCCAACCCTGTGTCGACCCCGCACGCACCGGGGTGACCGGGATCTCATGGGGGGGATATCTGACCTGCCTTTTTGCCGGAACCGATCCCCGGTTGAGCTTTGCCATTCCTGTTTACGGCTGTGGTGATTATGGGCAGACGGTGTTCGCCGCCAAATTGGCCGGGTTGCCTCCCTCTTTGTCCGCCTTCTGGCGGGAGCAATGGGACGCCTCCCTCTATCTTCCGCGGGCGCGGATCCCCATGCTCTGGGTCAATGGAACCAACGACCATTTTTTCTGGATACCTGCCTGGCAGGCCAGTCACCGGATGATCGACCCCGGTCGTCGCACCCTCTGTTTGCGCGTGGGCATGAAACACGGGCATCCTCCGGAAGGTGACCCACCAGAAGTCGTGGCTTTCGCCAACAGTCTCGTTTGTGGAGCAGATCCTCTGCCTTCGGTGCATTCTTCCTCAGTGGATGGCGGAGTCTTCCGTGCCCTCTATTCATCCCCCCGTCCCATCCAGCGGCTGGAATTGATTTTTTGCACCGATGCCGAATCTCCTTGGGAAAAAAAAGCCTGGCAGACCCAGTCCCTGCCGATCCAAGGTGGAAAAGTCGAGGTCCCTTTAGTCCGGGGAGTCCGCTTTTGCTTCCTCAATGTGACCGACGCTCGGGGACTCGTTTCCAGCTCCGAGGTGTTCTTCCTGCCTGCCCCCTGA
- a CDS encoding fibronectin type III domain-containing protein produces the protein MTFSFWRSSTALGVFSVVWCGVLTAQTVTVTAPDPDASESGLYPGLFRLTRTGDTSQPLTVALATSGTGVADEDFEALPATATFAAGNATLDVPLLPINDPNEETGDDTVVLQVLPGAGYSAGVPASATVTVVDNETFTNTSPFHTTALSVNATAIRLDWVDNFENETKYRVQYRAAGNSSWTTIDNLPANTTAHTVSGLTTGVVYEFRVNAYQGSTASQNQTEIRAVPLAPQSPAPAFTTFEQWRVARGLDRGWRAVAGGTTDDPDGDRKNNLLEYLLGTDPWSPDAASLQISAAPASVGLVWPEQSGLLDASLRLEESADLATWGNSTLGTTAGNGTRSATDARGSAARFYRLTPGTTSPATPSAIITCWGDSLTGNPGTYVDKLKVLLPGNRTVQNCGIGGDTSLQIADRLRGVTLTSPIPAYAVSTLAGTPVRLVASRTTHSRIMNTSNRSSWTSYSATIANVSKVEFFNFGVKIGESSTPLSATVTSNRTANPSRLISPGHPYSNGDVVHFPAGPLPLPLIVGKTYYIQNADAGGFSLVEADTQFTVTASTTAPSGRFASAGHPYGNGTAVSFRRGAAPPGLYGERLYYVRDADSGGFSLADTPDGPALTMVYNYSGAVLGPPSSTVVSLAANFSAPTAIRGPFVLDWVHPGGPTSITLRTHTDRDGNTFIFWMGRNNNGRPHEVLADLREAVGQIKALDGRFLIVSVTNGGNEGPGVSYYWNTINLNSLLKKEFPHEFVDIRSPIVMGALDTVEEQAFRADDCPPPSLRSLNDNVHFNDAGQQIIAETLAAEIQARGW, from the coding sequence ATGACTTTTTCTTTTTGGCGTTCGAGCACGGCGCTTGGGGTCTTCTCCGTGGTGTGGTGTGGGGTTCTCACGGCCCAGACAGTCACGGTGACTGCTCCCGACCCCGATGCCAGTGAGTCCGGCCTTTATCCCGGCTTGTTCCGTCTGACCCGCACGGGCGACACTTCCCAACCGCTGACGGTGGCCCTCGCGACCAGTGGCACGGGCGTTGCCGATGAGGACTTCGAAGCCCTCCCGGCCACGGCCACTTTTGCCGCCGGCAATGCCACGCTTGATGTGCCTCTGCTGCCGATCAACGATCCGAACGAAGAAACCGGCGACGACACCGTGGTCCTCCAAGTCCTGCCGGGTGCGGGGTACAGCGCTGGCGTTCCCGCTTCGGCTACGGTGACCGTGGTCGACAACGAGACCTTCACCAACACGTCCCCCTTCCACACCACCGCCCTGTCGGTCAATGCCACCGCCATCCGGCTAGACTGGGTCGACAACTTCGAGAACGAGACCAAATACCGTGTGCAATACCGTGCCGCGGGGAACAGTTCCTGGACCACCATCGACAACCTACCGGCCAACACCACCGCGCATACCGTTTCCGGTCTGACGACCGGCGTGGTTTACGAATTCCGGGTCAATGCCTATCAAGGCAGCACCGCTTCGCAGAACCAGACCGAAATCCGGGCCGTGCCGCTCGCTCCCCAAAGCCCGGCGCCCGCTTTCACCACCTTTGAGCAGTGGCGCGTGGCGCGTGGCCTGGACCGGGGCTGGCGTGCCGTGGCCGGAGGCACCACCGACGATCCCGATGGCGACAGAAAAAACAACCTGCTGGAATACCTCCTGGGGACCGACCCTTGGTCGCCGGATGCTGCCAGCCTGCAAATCAGCGCCGCCCCGGCCTCGGTCGGGCTGGTGTGGCCCGAACAATCCGGCCTCTTGGATGCTTCTCTTCGTCTGGAAGAATCGGCCGACCTCGCCACCTGGGGGAATTCCACCCTGGGCACCACCGCTGGCAACGGCACCCGCAGCGCCACGGATGCGCGAGGGTCTGCCGCCCGTTTCTATCGGTTGACACCGGGCACGACTTCACCTGCCACCCCCTCGGCCATCATCACCTGCTGGGGCGACAGCCTGACCGGCAATCCCGGGACCTACGTCGACAAGCTCAAGGTCCTGCTTCCCGGAAATCGTACGGTCCAGAACTGTGGTATCGGGGGCGATACCTCCCTCCAGATTGCCGACCGCCTCCGTGGGGTCACCCTGACCAGCCCGATTCCCGCCTATGCCGTCTCCACACTGGCTGGAACCCCCGTTCGTCTGGTCGCCTCGCGCACCACGCATTCCCGCATCATGAACACGTCCAACCGGAGCAGTTGGACTTCCTACTCCGCCACCATCGCCAACGTATCCAAAGTCGAGTTCTTCAACTTTGGTGTGAAAATCGGCGAGTCTTCGACCCCGCTCTCCGCCACTGTCACTTCGAACCGCACGGCCAATCCCTCACGGCTCATCTCCCCGGGCCACCCATACAGCAATGGCGACGTGGTTCACTTCCCCGCCGGACCGCTGCCCTTGCCGTTGATTGTCGGCAAGACCTATTACATCCAGAACGCCGATGCCGGCGGGTTTTCCCTGGTTGAGGCCGACACCCAATTCACCGTGACCGCCAGCACCACCGCTCCCAGTGGCCGCTTTGCCTCCGCCGGGCATCCCTATGGCAATGGAACGGCTGTTTCCTTCCGGCGCGGGGCCGCCCCTCCCGGTCTCTATGGGGAACGCCTCTATTATGTGCGCGATGCCGACAGCGGGGGCTTTTCCCTTGCTGATACGCCGGACGGGCCGGCCCTCACCATGGTCTACAACTACAGCGGGGCCGTCCTCGGGCCGCCTTCTTCCACCGTCGTCTCGCTCGCGGCCAATTTCAGCGCCCCCACCGCGATCCGGGGGCCGTTTGTCCTGGATTGGGTCCATCCCGGCGGTCCCACCTCGATCACCCTCCGCACCCACACCGACCGCGATGGCAACACCTTCATCTTCTGGATGGGACGGAACAACAACGGCCGGCCACATGAGGTTCTGGCCGATCTCCGCGAGGCCGTCGGTCAGATCAAAGCCCTCGATGGCCGTTTCCTGATCGTCTCGGTCACGAATGGTGGGAACGAGGGGCCGGGGGTTTCCTATTATTGGAACACCATCAACCTCAACAGCCTGTTGAAAAAGGAATTTCCCCATGAGTTCGTGGACATCCGCAGTCCCATCGTCATGGGGGCGCTGGACACGGTCGAGGAACAAGCCTTCCGTGCCGATGATTGCCCGCCGCCCAGCCTGCGCAGCCTGAACGACAACGTACACTTCAACGACGCCGGACAGCAGATCATCGCCGAAACCCTGGCGGCGGAAATCCAGGCCCGCGGCTGGTAG
- a CDS encoding alpha-amylase family protein yields the protein MNHPLFTHQRQVHLDFHTSPHIPGVGAEFDARAFASTFKQSHVNSVTIFAKCHHGFTYFPSKVCPVHPQLSPSHPDLLGEQIEALHREGIRCPIYLTVGWDALSAQMHPEWRALFQNGHFADWPSPQPGGWKFLNWLHPAYQQHIEDLTREVLERYGSEVDGFFYDICFFPKGACWSPESREFRQRYGLLDDSSAGHERFLAKAQEVFSKRYSDLIRAARPEATVFFNAGSDSFLEPGLGARARYAHMSHMEIESLPSGFWGYFHFPRLARSTAHWGKPWLGMTGRFQTMWGDFGGIKPQAALEFECFRPQAMGGANSIGDQLHPRGQLDMAAYDLIGAVYQQVAAAEPFYHGSEPLIQIGIATSGTPGLDANLTAQSDEGAIQMCEEAHYECQLLDAEDTLQGLDLVILGDSTTLTQDFANRLRQYYENGGHLLISHQGGCAADGRWLLDFLPIRIKGKAEAYPAYWRAKPAFSSTLARSDRVFYQQGLVVEAGEGTDVWVERVLPYFQRDDVHFCSHLQTPPRPESSGQPVVVASQRFVYFADPLFREYRKAGNTAARDVWRLAVRHLIGSAPFGEGLPSTIQVYPRRRGPDLILTLLHYIPLRKALDIDLIEERMGFANELLCLPPGANRVQLFGGAPLEQTGPNQWKLPAGIKGRLLLEVPGFFQR from the coding sequence GTGAACCATCCGCTCTTCACACACCAGCGCCAGGTCCACCTGGATTTCCACACATCGCCCCACATACCCGGTGTGGGCGCGGAATTTGATGCCCGGGCCTTTGCCTCGACGTTCAAGCAGTCGCACGTCAACAGCGTCACGATCTTCGCCAAGTGCCACCACGGGTTCACCTACTTTCCCTCAAAAGTCTGTCCGGTCCACCCCCAGTTGTCCCCATCCCACCCCGACCTTCTCGGAGAACAAATCGAGGCCCTGCACCGGGAGGGCATCCGTTGCCCGATCTACCTCACGGTCGGCTGGGATGCCCTTTCGGCACAAATGCATCCCGAATGGCGGGCCCTGTTCCAGAACGGCCACTTTGCCGACTGGCCTTCGCCCCAGCCCGGTGGATGGAAATTCCTCAACTGGTTGCATCCGGCCTATCAGCAACATATCGAAGATCTCACCCGCGAGGTGCTGGAGCGCTACGGGAGCGAAGTGGACGGTTTTTTCTACGACATCTGTTTTTTTCCGAAGGGAGCATGCTGGTCTCCCGAATCACGCGAGTTCCGGCAGCGATACGGATTGTTGGATGATTCCTCTGCCGGACACGAGCGCTTCCTGGCCAAGGCGCAGGAAGTATTCTCCAAGCGTTACAGCGATCTCATCCGTGCTGCCCGCCCCGAGGCCACGGTTTTCTTCAATGCCGGTTCCGACAGTTTCCTTGAACCGGGACTCGGTGCCCGGGCGCGCTATGCCCACATGAGCCACATGGAAATCGAGTCCCTGCCATCCGGATTCTGGGGCTACTTCCATTTTCCACGCCTGGCACGCTCCACCGCCCACTGGGGTAAACCATGGTTGGGCATGACCGGGCGGTTCCAGACCATGTGGGGGGACTTCGGCGGCATCAAACCCCAGGCCGCACTGGAGTTCGAATGCTTCCGCCCGCAGGCCATGGGGGGGGCGAATTCGATCGGGGACCAACTCCATCCCCGCGGCCAGCTTGATATGGCGGCCTACGATCTCATCGGCGCCGTCTACCAACAGGTCGCCGCAGCAGAGCCCTTTTATCACGGATCGGAACCCTTGATCCAGATCGGCATCGCCACCAGTGGCACCCCGGGACTGGACGCCAACCTGACGGCCCAATCGGACGAAGGGGCCATTCAAATGTGCGAAGAGGCCCATTACGAATGCCAGTTGCTGGACGCGGAAGATACCCTTCAGGGACTCGATTTGGTCATTTTAGGCGACAGCACCACCCTCACTCAAGACTTTGCCAATCGCCTGCGCCAGTATTACGAGAATGGGGGGCATCTCCTCATTTCCCACCAAGGCGGCTGCGCGGCCGACGGACGATGGTTGCTCGACTTTCTGCCCATACGGATCAAGGGAAAGGCCGAGGCCTATCCGGCCTACTGGCGCGCCAAGCCTGCATTCTCCTCCACGCTCGCCCGCAGCGACCGTGTTTTTTACCAGCAGGGCCTGGTTGTGGAAGCGGGGGAAGGCACCGATGTGTGGGTCGAGCGCGTGCTTCCCTACTTCCAGCGAGATGATGTCCATTTCTGCTCCCATCTCCAAACCCCGCCCCGCCCGGAATCCAGCGGGCAACCAGTCGTCGTGGCCAGTCAGAGGTTCGTTTATTTCGCCGATCCGCTTTTCCGGGAATACCGCAAAGCGGGAAACACCGCAGCCCGCGATGTCTGGCGACTGGCCGTGCGCCACCTGATCGGATCAGCCCCCTTTGGTGAGGGTCTCCCCAGCACCATCCAAGTCTATCCCCGCCGACGCGGCCCGGACCTGATTCTGACACTGCTTCACTACATCCCGCTGCGCAAGGCACTGGACATTGATCTCATCGAGGAGCGCATGGGCTTTGCCAACGAGCTGCTTTGCCTGCCTCCGGGGGCCAACCGTGTTCAACTGTTTGGCGGAGCTCCTCTGGAGCAAACCGGCCCGAACCAGTGGAAGTTGCCCGCCGGAATCAAAGGAAGGCTCCTGCTGGAAGTGCCTGGCTTTTTTCAAAGATAG
- a CDS encoding prepilin-type N-terminal cleavage/methylation domain-containing protein: MTSTHQKKTLCSAFTLIELLVVVVIIGLLAALGIPSINSALNRARTAEDINKLKQIGLAMSAFSSENGGRLPNDDIRLPPPVPQTEAYVWAESVDRYFPPIASYWNRTSYNWVNRPNSPFFSRACDPYPGFSPGSQYKLWTRPIAFSYNKYTNDPQWDGYINRIPNPSKTVVVAEINGLNTLPMSPDQAPSTSSKVQASYRVSRPGNKALYLFADYHVEELVGDRGLNYYNSRPNETNIWKWW, from the coding sequence ATGACATCAACTCACCAAAAGAAAACTCTTTGCTCCGCCTTCACACTTATCGAATTGTTGGTGGTGGTGGTCATCATCGGCCTCCTCGCCGCACTGGGCATTCCCTCGATCAACAGCGCACTCAATCGGGCCCGCACCGCGGAAGACATCAACAAACTCAAACAAATTGGATTGGCCATGTCTGCATTTTCATCTGAAAACGGTGGACGCCTTCCCAATGATGACATCCGGCTGCCGCCCCCGGTCCCGCAGACGGAAGCCTATGTTTGGGCCGAATCGGTGGACCGCTACTTTCCCCCAATCGCCAGCTACTGGAATCGCACGAGTTACAACTGGGTCAACCGACCCAACAGCCCCTTTTTCAGCCGGGCCTGCGACCCCTATCCGGGGTTTTCTCCCGGATCGCAGTACAAACTCTGGACCCGTCCGATCGCCTTTAGTTACAACAAATACACCAACGACCCTCAATGGGATGGATACATCAACCGCATTCCCAATCCTTCGAAAACGGTGGTCGTCGCCGAAATCAATGGACTCAATACCCTCCCGATGAGTCCCGACCAAGCTCCCAGTACAAGCAGCAAGGTGCAGGCCAGTTACCGCGTCTCCCGCCCAGGCAACAAAGCGCTCTATCTTTTTGCAGATTACCATGTCGAGGAGCTTGTAGGGGACCGCGGTCTCAATTACTACAATTCACGACCCAACGAAACCAACATTTGGAAGTGGTGGTAA
- a CDS encoding glycoside hydrolase family 36 protein: MVALVLMLWSAVPLRLAAAGSPAAGALLERIAGGTVFGIAFDGTEVRNGLRLIVRQGEGTLGFTLENTGSSDLALDSVVLAEFDHGFLPETPFYGEGFSMFCSTGGTLAKPLPGDPYTDEAHYRLPGLKGFATTYNYTLLRPQDGRPVLIGFTSCRRFNGRLHWNAERLRISLATEGLVLKAGARWTLEDLMVVSGPDADKLMETFGRAIAKSHPRLPWPERPTGWCSWYGYGPRISAKIVADNLAAMKTHLPGLRYVQIDDGYQPWMGDWLESGRLFPEGIPALCRTISEAGFVPAIWVAPFIASPESELFRKHPDWFVRDAAGRPLSTKGVTFPGWRQGPWYMLDGTHPGARAYLTQVFRTMRGWGIRYFKLDANAWGALPFGRRYDPAASSVEAYRMGMRAVIEGAGPDAFILGCNHAYWPSLGIIHGSRTSYDIGHSFPGFVRVARQNLLRNWMNGRLWWNDPDCLLLPQPVDPARLPPLEGPDGVKRVNEAITQDRLSFHLAATLATGGMLLSGDRLVDYDRTRWAFLAKALGAPGRAARFADDRLEEGVLDNGDEKWFFLLNWESALRARFVAVPEGGTLSDYWTGQSLERSGGRTEILLPPTSGRVLVWRKTP, from the coding sequence ATGGTGGCGTTGGTCTTGATGCTTTGGTCGGCGGTGCCCCTCCGGTTGGCCGCGGCCGGATCACCCGCTGCCGGGGCACTCCTCGAGCGCATCGCCGGGGGGACGGTGTTTGGAATCGCTTTCGATGGTACGGAGGTGCGGAACGGATTGCGCCTCATCGTCCGGCAAGGCGAGGGCACTCTCGGTTTCACCCTTGAGAACACCGGCTCCTCCGACCTCGCCCTCGACTCTGTCGTGTTGGCGGAATTCGACCACGGGTTCCTGCCCGAAACTCCCTTTTATGGCGAAGGGTTCAGCATGTTCTGCTCCACGGGCGGCACCCTGGCCAAGCCCCTCCCCGGTGATCCTTACACCGACGAAGCCCACTACCGCCTGCCCGGACTGAAGGGTTTCGCGACCACATACAATTACACCCTGCTCCGGCCGCAGGACGGCCGGCCCGTGCTCATCGGGTTCACCTCCTGCCGCCGCTTCAATGGACGCTTGCATTGGAATGCGGAACGCTTGCGGATTTCTCTGGCCACCGAGGGGTTGGTACTCAAGGCCGGGGCCAGATGGACCCTGGAGGATCTGATGGTGGTTTCGGGCCCCGATGCCGACAAGCTGATGGAGACCTTCGGCCGGGCGATCGCAAAGAGCCATCCACGCCTGCCCTGGCCGGAGCGGCCCACGGGGTGGTGTTCCTGGTACGGCTACGGCCCCCGCATCAGCGCAAAGATTGTGGCCGACAATCTGGCGGCGATGAAGACCCATTTGCCCGGTCTGCGCTATGTGCAAATCGACGACGGCTACCAACCTTGGATGGGCGATTGGCTGGAATCCGGCCGCTTGTTCCCCGAAGGGATCCCCGCCCTTTGCCGCACGATCTCCGAGGCGGGCTTTGTGCCAGCGATCTGGGTCGCCCCCTTCATTGCTTCACCCGAGTCCGAACTCTTCCGCAAACATCCGGATTGGTTCGTTAGGGATGCCGCCGGTCGCCCCCTCAGCACCAAAGGGGTGACCTTCCCCGGTTGGCGACAGGGACCGTGGTACATGCTCGACGGGACCCATCCCGGGGCCCGGGCCTACCTCACACAGGTTTTCCGTACCATGCGCGGGTGGGGCATCCGTTATTTCAAGTTGGACGCCAACGCGTGGGGCGCCCTGCCGTTTGGGCGCCGGTACGATCCCGCGGCCTCGAGCGTCGAGGCCTATCGTATGGGCATGCGTGCGGTGATCGAGGGCGCCGGACCGGATGCGTTCATTCTGGGTTGCAACCACGCCTACTGGCCTTCGCTTGGAATCATCCACGGTTCGCGCACCTCGTACGACATCGGGCATTCCTTCCCGGGCTTTGTGCGGGTGGCGCGCCAGAACCTGCTGCGCAATTGGATGAACGGCCGGCTCTGGTGGAATGACCCCGACTGTTTGCTGCTGCCCCAACCGGTGGACCCGGCCCGTTTGCCGCCCCTGGAGGGTCCGGACGGCGTCAAACGCGTGAACGAGGCCATCACCCAGGACCGTCTTTCGTTCCATCTGGCCGCCACCCTCGCCACCGGTGGGATGCTTCTGTCAGGCGACCGGCTGGTGGATTACGACCGGACCAGGTGGGCGTTTCTCGCCAAGGCCCTGGGTGCTCCGGGCCGGGCGGCGCGGTTCGCCGACGACCGTCTCGAAGAAGGGGTTCTCGACAACGGCGACGAGAAGTGGTTTTTCCTCCTGAACTGGGAATCGGCACTGCGGGCGCGCTTCGTGGCCGTTCCCGAGGGCGGAACCCTGTCCGACTATTGGACAGGCCAGTCCTTGGAGAGATCCGGGGGCCGGACCGAGATCCTGCTGCCGCCCACTTCCGGACGGGTACTCGTTTGGAGGAAAACGCCATGA